From Scyliorhinus canicula chromosome 15, sScyCan1.1, whole genome shotgun sequence:
AGGCCACATGCAAACTCTCCACCGGGAGTCAATCAACTGATCGAAAATGGGATTACTCAGATGTATTTTGTTTTAgaattttccccccccccccccccctctccagcacgACAGCACTGGAGCTGAATGTGTCAGTGCTGTTGATTCAGTTTAGACTTTAAACACAGACCAAGCTTTGAGTGACTAATCCTGCCAGGCTCACTAAATGCACCTATTAAACCATCGTAACAAAGGATTTACAAAGACCAATGCAACCTTTCAGTTCTAATCTAAAGCAAAGCAATTTACTTTCATTGAGCTGGTTATCAGTGCAGTCGCACAGGAAGACGTTAAAGGTTATgttatcaaaacagaaaatgcaggtaaACACTTGGGCAGGcatcatttgtggagagagagagaaattttagtttgatgataataataatctttattgtcacaagtaggcttacattaacactgcaatgaagttactgtgaaaatcccctagtcgacacactccggcgcccgttcgggtacacagagggagaatttagattgtccaattcacctaacagcacgtctttcgggacttgtgggtggaaaccggagcacgcagcggaaacccacgcagacacagggagaacgtgcagactccgcagtgcagtgacccaagctgggaatcgaacctgggaccctggtgctgtgaagcaactgtgctaaccactgtgctgccgtgccgcccacctttgatgacctttcaccagaaAGTTACTCTCTCCACAGCTGTTGCCTAACCTGCAGAGATGGTCCAGCATTTTCAGTAGTTACTTCGGATTTCCAGCATTGCTTTTGTTTCAGGGCCACGTTGCTGTTGGGAGCAAGAGGCCTGTCCACTCTTTGCATCTTCCTCTGCTGCTTACGACTTCCGTACTACACACCATCCACAACCAGACAGGCAGTCCGAATAAGCCAATCACTCCCGCGACTTTGAAATCGGTCCCTGGGTGTGCATGCGAACAGATAGATCTTCTTCAGATCCTCCCTACGTCTTTGCGAACAGCTGGCTTCCAGTCCTACACAGCGGTGCGGCTGAAATCGTGAAAGCTGTGGGTGCAAACCTGAGTGGGCAGACTTTAGGCTCTGCCCAGTTTCAATGCGGTGACCCTGGCGCAAAAAAACGCTCCAGTTGTACAATGGATAAGCACGagcagtgatggggagagggggtgggtggggagcgaTAAAGGACAGGAAGATTTTACAGATCAGTTTAGAACAAGGACACTGAGATGTTGAGCAAACCACCTTTATCAGCAGAGATGAAAAACAACAAACCACCTTTCTTTACGCCACATACCACTCCTTTTAAACAGGAAGTATTGTGCAAGATTTCTGTAGCAGCTCGATTGATGTCAAGAACACTCCATATTGAAAATGTAATCTTACCGTGATTCAATCTAGTAACAATGaggtccagattttaaaaaataaaacatgcaACCTATGAAGTCCGCAAGCGGCTTGATGCAGCTTTTCTGCATTAAAGCAGACTATCTAATTCCAGATACCGGAGCCTGTTGTTGCTTCCGAATTTTATTAAACAGTTCCATATACTGAATAGCTGTGTCGGTCGGAGCATAAACCCCGTCGTGTTTTGTCGAGAATACAGAAGGAATTCCAGGGGTATGGCTTCCCATGAAACTCTGCATGAATTCCATCATGAGGTTCCAACAGTCATTGGACACAATGCAAGGACAGTATTCCACCTAGAATTAGGAAAACACAGCATTTACTCTTTTACAAAGACCCTATTTAACTCAACTGCAAACGATATCTACAGAATGCATTCTTGACCTTGGCCAAGTCCTCAGTAGGATGTGTCACGTCGAGAGCCAATGAACACATTCCGCATTGAAAGAGGGGCAAAGAGAATAcatcgtaataataataataatctttattattgtcacacgtaggcttacattaatgctgcaatgatgttactgtgaaaatcccctcttcgccacattccggcgcctgttcgggtacacggagggagaattcagaaagtccaattcaccgaacaagcacatctttcaggacttgtgggaggaaaccggagcacccggaggaaacccactcagacatttaaaaaaatatatagattacccaattattttttccaattaagggacaatttagtgtggacaatccacctactctgcacatctttgggttgtgggggcgatacccacgcagacacggggagaatgtgcaaactccacacggacagtgacccagatccgggatcgaacctgggacctcagctccttccactgaagaagaatcctccgctgggctactagggacgcaaaggccaggacaccggcctctttcgcctcctgcactcccggctccactgcaaccccaaaaattgcgagtccccagcctggcttgaccctggatcccaccaccctcgacaccgtccttgctacccccttccaaaactcccccagcgctgggcacacccaaaacatatgggcgtggttcgctgggctccccgagcacctagcacacctgtcttcgcccccgaaaagcctactcatcctcgtcccagtcatgtgggccctatgtagcaccttgaactgtatgaggctaagcctcgcacaggaagaggaggaattcactctctccagggcatctgtccacgtcccctcctcaatctcctcacccagatcctcttcccatttacccttcagttcctccaccgaggcctcgtctacctcctgcattacccggtatatgtccgaaatcctccctcctccaacccacacccccgagagcaccctgtctcgtaccccacgtgggggcaacaaggggaacccctccatctgccgcctggcaaacgccctaacctgcatgtaccgaaacatgttccccggggggagcccaaactttccctctaactcccccaaactcgcgaacctcccctccacaaacagggtccctcaacctcctaacccctaccctgtgccagcccagaaatctgccatcaatgctccctgggacaaaccgatggttcccccgtatcggggcctcaatcgagccccccacttctcccctatgccgtctccattgcccccaaattttgagggtagccgccaccaccggacttgtggtatacctaattggagggagcggcaacggcgccgttaccagcgcctccaggctcgtgcccacacaggacgccacctccattctcttccatgctgccccttccccgtccattacccacttacgcaccatcgctgcgttggcagcccagtagtacccacagaggttgggcaacgccagccccccccccccagttccaagACCACTCTTAGTTTAACATCATATCTGAACAACAGgggccagcacagtggttagcattgctgcccacggcgctgaggacccgggttagaatcccggccccgggtcactgtctgtgtggagtttgcacattctccccgtgtcggcgtgggtttcacccccgcaacccaaaaagacgtgcagggtaggtggattggccaagctaaattgccccttaattggaaaaaataattgggtactctaaattttaaaaaaaagtatctgAACAACAGCACCGTTGGCAGTGTTGCACCTCCTCGGTACTGTACTGGAGTGCCAGCCTCGATTCTTATGCACCAACTCTGACCAAAAACCACAAGACTCCAATTTATGTCCTGCCCTTTTTACATCAACACAGCCACCTTTGATCAAATAGAAAACATTTTCAGCATGCTTAATCCACAGATTTgtgatgaaaaaaaaattatcgATCAAGTTAATTAAAATGTTACAATCGGAACAAAGTCCAGTACACAGTCTGTTCAGCAatgtaagtgaggcaggcagtCCATCATCGTTCCTTTGTGGtcaaacaaggggctggtttagctcactgggctaaatcgctggctttgaaagcagaccaagcagcacggttcgattcctgtaccagcctccccagacaggcgccggaatgtggagactaggggcttttcacagtaacttaattgaagcctactcgtgacaataagcgattttcatttcattcaagtaaCAAAGACAGAAAAGACTGGAAATGCTCTCCACGGgccgggcagcatctgtgaagagtggAAGTACAGGCTAATGTTACTCTACCTTTTCGTCCCCCCGGATGCTGCCGAGGAGCCAAGAGTTTGCAGTCATTTCCCATTCACAATGATACCTGGAATAAGCTCCAGGAAGAAATCAATGGGTACATTTTACTAGCTGTACGATTCTGTGGAATTATTTTTgtataatctttttaaaaaacagactTCATAAAGTCCTTGGGATTCCCAATGGATATAAGCCCAATGTTATTAGACTTAACAGGAAGAATTCTAAGGATGTTCACTGTTGTGTACCGAATACCTGAGCCAGTCCaaattaggttaggtggattggccatgctaaattgcccttaggtgtccaaaaaggttaggaggggttattgggttacgggaatagggtggaagtgagggcttaagtgggtcggtgcagactcgatgggctgaatggccttctgccctgtatgttctaaaTTGGATTGGTGGCAGAGGGTATTCGACCTCCGAATATTGGGCTGAAAAGGGGCAGATACAAACAGAAAAGCACTCCGGGGTTCTCGCTTTTGACCACACTCTCGAAGAATCATACGCCCTGGGTGAAGGCAGCCATGATTGTACCCACCAGCAAGCTGCGTAGGGTCACAAATTATTGGTTGGCGACTCGGAAAAGCTGCTGGTAGGGTTGGTGATGTTCACTGGGAAATATCCGGAAAGGGAGAGAAAACCTGGAATGGGGAGGAAATTGCAAAGACGGAGCTCGAGACCTCTGGCTTGGAGATAACAGTTCAAAATTCAAATTCTCATCTGTTGTTCACCCACCAGGTTTCCCCTCGAGAGCAGGATTCGCCAGAGCGAGTAGGGAGGAAACTACAAATTGCTTAGAATTTGTTTTCACATCACAAATTTTATTATTGCCAACCCACTGAACATGGGAAAAATAAAATGGACTTTATAGGCGAGGAAagggagcagcagggtagcatggtggttagcataaatgcttcacagctccagggtcccaggttcgattcccggctgggtcactgtctgtgtggagtctgcacgtcctccccctgtgtgcgtgggtttcctccgggtgctccggtttcctcccacagtccaaagatgtgtgggttaggtggattggccatgctaaattgcctgtagtgtcctaataaaagtaaggttaagggggggttgttgggttacgggtatagggtggatacgtgggtttgagtagggtgatcatggctcggcacaacattgagggccgaagggcctgttctgtgctgttctatgttctatgtttcttctTTACTGCCACAGAAGTtaaaataaaagtttttttttaaaaatgaattttttttggtggtggtggcagccctgagaatctgggggcaatggaggagacatgtgggagcagagggagcatcggtctggtctccaatccgtaataatcaccggtttgccccgggaagtatggatgggggtgtccGGATATGGCGGAAAGCAGGGATtgataggatgggggatatgttcatagaggggagctttccgagtatgagggcactggaggagaagtttgggttggcgaggggaaacaaattcaggtatctagcCTACCGCTAAGGGGcattcaggatagggtagtttccagaggatgggttggagaagggagagtcTCCGACATTTACAAGGAGTTTATGGGGTCAgcagacagaggagctgaagcgcaagtgggaggaggagttgggaggagagatagaggatggtctatgggcagacgcgttgagtaaagtcaacacgtccgcaacatgtgccaggctcagcctgatacaatttaaggttgttcatcgggctcacatgacagtggcccggatgagcagattctttggggtggaagacaggtgcacaaaacgtgcgggaggaccagcgaaccatgtccacgtgttccggacatgtccaaagcttaggggattttggcaggggtttgcggatgtcatgtccacggtgttaaagacaagggtggcgatgaatccagaggtggtgattttcggtgtgtcggaagacccgggaatccaggaggagaaagaggcagacattctggcctttgcttccctggtagcccggagacggatactattagcttggagggactcaaagcccccgaagtcgtagacctggctgtcggacatggctagctttctctgtctggagaaaattaagttcgctttgagagggtcactgttagggttcacccggaggtggcaaccgttcgtcaacttcttcccggaaaattaatcgtccgcagaacatagaacagtacagcacagaacaggcccttcggccctcgatgttgtgccgagcaatgatcaccttactaaaacccacgtaacccgtatacccgtaacccaacaatccccccattaaccttacactacgggcaatttagcatggccaatccacctaacccgcacatctttggactgtgggaggaaaccggagcacccggaggaaacccacgcacacacggggagaacgtgcagactccacacagacagtgacccagccgggaatcgaacctgggaccctggagctgtgaagcattgatgctaaccaccatgctaccgtcagGCCGGGGGGGTGGCTAGTTTAGCTtacagtagggggttaataaaggtgggacctgtaagggagggtgaCGGCTTTTGCATTATctgtatagtttcatgtacattgtttattttgttgttgttacaataccaaaaatacctcaataaaatgtttattaaaacttgtttttttttttttaaaagagtacccaatcattttttttccaattaaggggcaatttagcgcggccaatccacctaccctgcacatctttgggttgtgggtgcgaaacccacacaatcacggggagaatgtgcaaactccacacggagctgtgatcgaacctgggccgttggcggcgtgaggcagcagggctaacccactgtgctgcccccaaaatAAAAGTTTTGATAAACAACCCTGTGGAATCAATGCCAGAAAAACAAAGGGGCGAAAAATCAAGAATCCACAGCTGAAGCAAGGCAATTTAGTGAACGTACCTCAACAGATATGCCACGTACACTGGGTCCCATTGTGACTGTCCCGACCTTTATTAGGAAGTCACTGTACTGGTAGCGAGATCCCCGGCTCTCTATCTTGCTGCTCTTTGCATTCTGGAAAAACCCCTTCAGTTTGATCATGAGAGTGTCAAAGTTTGTATCTGTGACCAAGTAGGGGCCATTTTCAAAAAGGGCAAAGCAGCTGAGCGGGTATTCCGTGTTGTGCATAACGTACATGAACTTTGCAGCCTGCCCTGATGGGAAGGAAGGATGGGTATCATTAGAATTAATGAGCGCAAGGCCAACAAAGAGATTTGAGCCCTCGTTATACTCCCAGCCCACAAGAGGTCACACTCAGTTCAGGCTGGGCGCTGCAGCTGTCTAACAAAGATGCAGTAAATTAGTCAcccaacacacacacgcagacacacacgcagacacagggacacacacacacacacacacagaattttGACACAACAGCAGATTTACATCAGTTATTGATTGAGTCACTTCATCTTTTGAAAGCGCTCACTCATTCAACCGACTTTAAATTCCACAGGCATTGATCACCTGCTGGCATTTTACCCCAGCAGCCATGCCTCACGTGAGCACCGAGATAGTAAGAGCTTCGACCATGGACATTATCAGACCCATtttcacacacagacatacacacacacacagacacacgcttcCCAGTAGAAGTCAAATGGAGAGAAAACGAGAATCGGAATTCCAGCTTATTTCCCGGTCCCTATGCTGGGTGCATCAAAAACCAAACGCAGATGTTCTGTCACCTCTGGCTCAGATTCACTTTCAGAAAATGAAAGTGCAAGAAAATCCTGTGCGTGGAAACAGGGAAGCAAGACAAAACTGTAAGATAGGAGGACTTGTGAAATATATTCATTGCATTTTTTTAAGGTCTAACACGTTAAGTTGTCCTTAGAATGTTTTTACtttacatgcaggtttgagattttgccagaaaggaggtaCAGAGATTCCCGGGGAGCCGGCctacacattgctggaggaggtgctgacgacagggggactggacaaGGGGGTAgcgtcggcggtttacggggctattttggaagaagagaaggcaccactggaagggatcaaagcaaagtgggaggaagagttgggagaggatatggaggaggggctctggtgtgaggtgccccggagagtgaatgcctccacctcgtgagcGAGGTTGGGgaagatacagctgaaggtggtatacagagcacacctcacgagggcgaggatgagccgattctttgagggagtggaagatgtgtgtgaacgttgcaggggggCCCTgtgaatcatgttcatatgttttggtcctgtccaaagctagaggattactggaaggaggtttttagggtaatttctaaagtggtgcacgtgaaactggagccGGGCCCCcaggtggccatattcggggtgtcggaccagccagggttggaaacgggtgcggaggcagatgttgtagccttcgcctcgttgattgcccgtgGGCGGAtcttgatgggttggagagcagcctctccaccctgtgccctggcgtggtggggggacctgttggaattcttgactcttgagaaggttaagtttgaactgaggggaaggatggaggggttctacaattcatgggcattattcattatgcactttcaagaactggataacatcgaacattacttggcgggtgggggctgtgtgtgttaatggtgactatgggtgagtcctgattcctttttgtcatttgtttatgtgaacatgcgggctaatgtttggggtttggtgggaagatgggatcgttgttattgatatggggtttgacatatttgttgctgattattgtttattgttggtgggtgtatatttgggagaaaatgtgaaaaaggcgaataaaaaatattttaaaaatgttttaacttAAAGTCTCTGTTCAGTTCGGGGAACTGCACCCTCAGGAAGGAtttattgagggcagcacggtggcacagtggttagcactgctgcctcacggcggcgaggacccgggttcgatcccggctctgggtcactgtccgtgtggagtttgcacattctcccagtgtctgcgtgggtctcgcccccacaacccaaaagatgtgtacgGTAGGTGAATTGGTTGCTCTAAATTGCCCACTTAATTGCAAAAgaagagttgggtactctaaattttgaaaaaaggaAGGATGTATTTGACttggaagggtgggggtggggagggggggagcagtgCAAAGGGAGAGGGAACTGTCTTTTGATACAGAGGGTGACATTGCGAGTGAATCACCCAAAGTCTTGCAGTCTAAGATGGAGACTGCATGTCTCAACATCAATGGAAATAACATTCAAAGACCAAATTCTACTGCATTCCTGAAGTGTTGTGCCCAGGGCACTGGAAGCATGAAGCACAGCTCCACGTTCCCACCAGCTCAGTCTTTCATGGTAGCTTCGAACCGCTGAACTTATCGTAACAATCTTAGGGACACCCATGTGATGGTTGTGAACGCGAGAGGGTTTATTATTGAAGTCACCCAACGTACATCAATACCAGCAAGCATTATACGTAAAACAGCACAAGCCCTTTGTAAGCAGCTGTGGAGAGGTAGAACAGGGAGAAATGCACAAAACTGAAGTGAGACGATCATTCCTTCCGAAGGGGGTCTTCTGTTCACCTCCTCCGAGTGACACACCAGGGTCTCCCCCATGCACCATTCCGAATGTTGCAAATTGTGACTTTGAAAATGAGTGCTGAACGTTGATGCCAGCTTTCTAACTCATCTGACCATgtaaaaagcaaaagaaaacatgcacaaACAAACACAACCCACAAAGAAGATCGCTCAGTTAGATCATGCATCGTAGCATCAGCTACCTGCCTTGGTTCTATAAACCATGGTACATTTGCCTGACAAAAATCTGTCAATCCCAAAGTTGAACATTTCAATTGGCCCCCTGAAGCATCAACAGTTTTTTTGGGGGCAGAGCGTTGCAGATTTCCACTAcatgtgtgaagaaatgtttcctgacCTCACCCCGAATGCTAAGCtttaattttgaggctatgccctttagttctggacccccccccccgtcttcttcccccccctcccccccaagacaaaatagtttctctctTTCTACTCAACACTACTTTAATCATTTTACGCATTTCAAATAGATCATCCTTTAATCTTCTACACTCACATTTGCAAGTTTGATCGACGTAATCTGTGTACGTAATGGAACCCTTTTAGCTCCAGTatcactgtggtgaatcacagaagCAATTTACagcacaataatctttattgtcacaagtaggcttacattaacactgcaatgaagttactataaaaagcccctagtcgccacattccggcacctgttcgggtacacagaaggagaattcagaatgtccaattcacctaacaacacgtctttcaagacttgtgggaggaaaccggagcacccggaggaaacccacgcagacatggggagaacatgcagactccgcacagacagtgacacaagccgggaatcaaacctgggaccctggtgctgtgaagcaacagtgctaactactgtgctaccatgccacacaAGTAGCCATCCAGCCTAATACTACTTTCCAGCCTAGTCTGTCACCTTGTAGGTTATAGCACGCTAGTACTGTCTTGCATCCATCCTCTCCCCGAGGGTTGGCCACACTATGAGTGATCTTTCTCCACTGATTGCTATTCTCCGCTATCCTCCCTGCCTGTCCCAGAGAGGCCAGTCGACATTCTGGTACTATCCGTCTGCGCTTTCGAGTCTTCCTTGAGCATGTTCTCCTGATGTTTTGCCTTGTATCACCTCGGTGGGTCCATCTCGGGGGCGAAGCCTGGCAGACACAAGGGCACCCAGGGCCTGCGGACGACTGCAGCTCACGGCGCACGCACGTACGTGTGGGCTTTgcggcagcagcggggcgagggaaCGTTGGTGCAGAAAAAGAgcagtgggaggtgaggggggctcAACAGCAATGTATAAAGCATGGGCGGCTGGGCAGGCAAGGGAGGGGTGCACAGGAGggggaagtggcagatggaaatgAGATGGCGGGGAGGAATGTGATGAAGGTggcagtgggatggggagggtgtggggggcatGTTGGGGAGATGATACCAGAGTCATGAAAGGACAGGCATGGGAAAGATGCAACCGTGTAGGATGGGGGACTTAAAGGAGCAtcgttagggcagcatggtggcctagtggttagcacaaccgcctcgcggcgctgaggtcccaggttcgatcccggctccgggtcactgtccgtgtggagtttgcacattctccccgtgtctgcgtgggtttcgcccccacaacccaaagatgtgcagggtaggtggattggccacgctaaattgccccttaattggaaaaaataattgggtaatctaaatttataaaaaaaaaagaaaggagcaTCGTTAaagcacagcacggtagcatagtgtttagcaccgttgcttcacaaatccagggtcccaggttcgattcccagcttgggtcactgtctgtccggagtctgcaccttctccccgtgtctgcgtgggtttgctccgggtgctccgggttcctcccacagttcaaagacgtgcaggttaggtggattggccacgctaaattgtccttagtgaccaaaaaaggttaggaggggtt
This genomic window contains:
- the med20 gene encoding mediator of RNA polymerase II transcription subunit 20 isoform X1; translated protein: MGVTCVSQIPAVEGKSVQQAVEMITKKLELLGAVKQGTFCVDCETYHTGQSVSIPGQAAKFMYVMHNTEYPLSCFALFENGPYLVTDTNFDTLMIKLKGFFQNAKSSKIESRGSRYQYSDFLIKVGTVTMGPSVRGISVEVEYCPCIVSNDCWNLMMEFMQSFMGSHTPGIPSVFSTKHDGVYAPTDTAIQYMELFNKIRKQQQAPVSGIR
- the med20 gene encoding mediator of RNA polymerase II transcription subunit 20 isoform X2, yielding MITKKLELLGAVKQGTFCVDCETYHTGQSVSIPGQAAKFMYVMHNTEYPLSCFALFENGPYLVTDTNFDTLMIKLKGFFQNAKSSKIESRGSRYQYSDFLIKVGTVTMGPSVRGISVEVEYCPCIVSNDCWNLMMEFMQSFMGSHTPGIPSVFSTKHDGVYAPTDTAIQYMELFNKIRKQQQAPVSGIR